Part of the Vicugna pacos chromosome 3, VicPac4, whole genome shotgun sequence genome is shown below.
TTATGCCATAAATTCAGAAGACAGAGAGACCCTGAAAGTTTTACTTAGTGCTTGCAAGGCAAAAGGGAAAGAGGTCATTATCATAACAACAGCAAAATCGCCCTCTGGCAGGCACACGACCCAACAGTACTTAAATATGCCTCCTGTGGATATAGATGGGGGTCATTCCCCAGCCACCTGTGCCACTCCTtcaaaaatagacttaaaaacaGTCTCATTGTCACGTTCACATTCTTCTGAAACTGAAATGACGCTTTTTGGCTCTAAAGATCTGGAGCCCTCAGGAAGCACTGATGATATGGGAGACCCAGTCTCCCCTGTGAGGAAGCCTGGTATGGCTCCTAACGGGCCCAAGCTACCTCAGGCTTCACCCTGGATCAAGAGTACCCCCTCATTAATGCACCAGAACAGAGTGGCCTCCTTACAAGAAGAGCTCCAGGATATTACTCCAGAGGAAGAATTATCCTACAAAATCAATGGGCTGGCACTTTCCAAGCGATTCATCACTAGGCACCAAAGTATTGATGTAAAAGACACTGCACATCTGCTAAGAGCCTTTGATCAGACCAGCTCAAGAAAGATGTCATACGATGAAATAAATTACCAAGCATTTTTTTCAGAAGGAAGTCAGCAATGCATTGACATCCCAGTTAACCAGGACCCAGATTCTAACCAGACAATATGTGCTTCCACATTAAGAAATATAGTTCAGAAAAGAAACTCAGGAGCAAATCACTACAGCTCTGATTCCCAGCTGTCAGCCGGTCTTACCCCTACAACTTTAGAAGATGGCAAAGCacttacaggaaagaaaaaaatcctgtcgACATCTCCTTCCCTGTTGTCAGGGTCCAAAGAGTTGTTGGAGAGTATCCCCCCAGGCCCCCTGAGCAGGAGAAATCATGCGCTTTTAGAAAGGCGTGGTTCTGGAGCATTTCCTTTAGATCACAGCATTACACAGACCAGACCAGGATTTCTGCCACCCTTAAATGTGAATCCTCACCCTCCCATCTCAGATATCAGTGTCAGTAACAAGATGTCCAGCCTTCTTTCTTGTGGTCAAAAAGTGCTTATGCCAACAGTTCCTGTTTTCCCCAAAGAATTCAAAAGTAAAAAAACATTGCTAAGGAGACAATCATTGCAAACAGAACAAATTAAGCAACTAGTTAATTTTTAAGAGATGGctagaaaatacattttgttcAAATGTCTATATCAGAGAACAATGGAACTAAAGAAGACAATTCAAATGTTCATCCTTCTAAACTTATAATTGGTTAGTCCACAATAGGGGTATCAAAATGTACCATGTATCATTGTATTAGGCACTGTGGATCTACAGATAATATATAGTTTTTGCTAAGGGAATTCTCTCAAACAAAATTGAAGCTATTTTTCTCAAAACCTTCAATATCTAGCAACATCATGTGgtccatatttttaatttaaacaaaaatacgcAAGGAAAGAAGGTCACATATGTTGgagataactttaaaaaatttcatttgcTAAATGTTTTATTAGGAAGCATTGCATTCAAatcaatagtttttaaaaaacatttgaagtcAATAAATAAGATTATAACTTTCCACGATGCCAACCCCATAGACGAAAACATTAACAGCTATAAAGTGTTCCATGATCAATAAACTTAAGCTATAAAGAAAGAATGAACTAATTCTTGAAAAATGCTGACTGCAGGTAGGTGACatctaattaaaattttaaaaggtcaaCCATTATAGTAGCCCATGCAGCTAATATTCATGTTGTCAGCTTAATCAGTGACAAAATGGGAGATTAGAGTTTTATAAACTAGTAATAATCTATCCCAAGTGTTTGTATGCTATTagttgctttgctttgtttttttaatgttaacttATGGAATTACTTCTCTATATCTTTTAATTCCTGTTACTGTTTTTTGAACACAGGGTTCCCAATAACAAGATAAATCAAAAGTTAAAAAGCATTTCTCATTTACTTATATCTAACTATTCTTGTCTTTCCTaaggacaccaaaaaaaaaaaagtttgggatTAATCACAAATAGAAATTAAATGCTTGCTTTGTcgtaaaaagaaaaactggttaTTAGATTATCTTAGGTTAGCTAAAATTAAGAAAGCCAATagaaatttaattataaaatgtacTAAATATTTGGCCAATGTTACACAAtacctttttatttctgatatatAATTATTAGACATTTGTATAATTAGAGTAATAAGGATGACTACCTTAATGTGACATTCCAATCATCTAGTGTTTAGGACCTGTGAATAACTtgtaacaaaataaatgaataccgTGCCATTACCAAAAagtattataaaatgactatattaTCTATATGATTTCAAAATATGGTGTTTATACAGAGTCCTAATTTCAATCTAGCAGTTTAACAATAAAGATAAATCAAACTATAGAAAACCATACAAACTATACAAAACCTGAGTGTATAATTTGATGACTGTCATACACAactatttctctgtcttctatcAGTAGAGGAGATCCTAGCAATTGGCATGATGCTTTTCTCTGTAACTTGATATAAGCAAGTTGTTATTTACGTagtaattatttaatttcttgtggcttttatttgaaaaaaaaactggaagtTTTTCATTTAATGTTTCAAAGAACACTAATACTAATTGCACTAGAAGTTATTTTTTGACTCAGAACTTGGAATTGTACCTGATGTTAAAAAGTTAAACCCTTTTTGCAAGTTTTAATATTGAGGAAAGTTCTTGGCTTTAAGTTGTAAGGATACAGTTTGGAAGAATATGTAGCTAGACAGTTCATAAATGAAATGGTATCAATAAAGATTtaaatgtcattttgattatcACTGATAATTACTTCTCTCAAATACTAATGATAAATATTTCAACATAACCTTAAGAGAAATTGTGCCACATGTTACTCTGAGAAGACACAAACTGAGAAAGATAACTTTTGTTGCTATTCTTATcccaacatgaaaaaaaatatttaataggatTAAAACTTTGTTGGCCATATTTGGAAGAGTTTAGTCTTCTAACAATCCTGAGAACATCTTAGCAGTGGAGGTTGTTTGAGTTTGGTTAGTAAAGCCATCCTGTGGAACTTCACTCCATTAAGAGGAATATATCACTAAGATCCCAATGGCAAAGATGTTTGCAACAGGAGTTATATATAACCTAAAAGTATGATTTAACTTAAAGGTATGATAACACTGCAGCCTAGATGTTCAGCTTTTCCCTAAATTTTCTGGATATGTCTCCTTATGGCAATTTCCCCTTTAGCCTCCTCTATTTGCGTTAATTTGAGTAGGATTCTGTTACTGCACCTAAAATGTTTCTGACCAAGACTACTTAAAGCAGTATCGGTTGATCAAAATGGAAAACATCGTCCAGAAATAAGTTATTAAAGGACTGCATGGCTCATGCACGTAAAGTTCTAACTCATAGGGCAGCTGTGGCACCTAGGATTCAGGATAAGGAATTATGAAAAGCTAGAAAACATTATTTGATAAATTGGCAAGACAATGGCTATAATTATTCTCTTTCCCCTACAAAGTTCCAAATGGGTCATTCATTTTATACATCCCTTTTAACTTAAAAACAACTTAAATACACTTCTGTACTGGGTTATGTGTATCAATGTTtactacattaaaaattaaaactgggaaatttaaaaaatattcttttaaaatgacaaaCCCATTACATAGTAACATAAATATTTCCCAAAAATATATTGAGAAGAGTggcactgtttttgtttttgcaaatctTTTCATGTTTGGCTTAGTAGCAAACAGCTGTATTCTCTTCTATGTTTCTGCTTCAATCTGCTGTGATACGttgttttagttgaagtatataaagaaaatatggctTCACACAGATATGTAgttggaaaaggaagaaataatttaataggcttttcagataattgtggacAGTCTTCCTTGATACGATAGTCAAATTTGGcaagtggtagtttcttaaatGGTTAGTTGTAATGTAGAATCTGAGACCACATCAAGGAACTTCGATATTCTATTACACTAAATCTCATTGCTCTGTCTTACACTTTGAATGCAAGATTTTATAATACCATGCAtaagacatttggaaaatactgattCCCTGAGTTATGTAGATCTTCCAAGTGTTGACATGTTTCATTATATAacataaaaaaacattttttaaaatattacctcTGATATCAGGTAAGTCTTTAAGTATTGGGAATGGTCAAGCTTACAGTTGGATGAGTTCGAGTTAAGTCAAATTCTGACTTTTCATGTAAAAGCTCAGGTTTCATCATTGGCAACAAATACTGTTAACTGTATTCCTTGAAGTGACAAGCttgcttttgttcatttttgagaaaatacaTGCCAGATACCCAAGACTAAGTAACTGGTCTGTCAGTTATTCTtccaagtaaatattttttccatgaaaaaaTGGATAGTTCAGTTTACCACAAGTACTTTTCTTTAAGACAACCACTGAACTTAAGTTTTATGTGTTATTTGACAAATAGTATTGTATTCAGTTGTAGCTAAAATTTAAAGTGGAAGTACAATTATTTTCCTTAAGTATTTATATGTCTACAGAGTTTCAAGTTACATCTCTTACTGCTATCTATCCACCATGGATATGATCACATGATAAGTCTAAAAGAAGGGAACTATCTgttgagcacttgctatgtgaTGAGCACTGA
Proteins encoded:
- the ANKRD34B gene encoding ankyrin repeat domain-containing protein 34B, yielding MDEGVELSSDGNSLIKAVHQSRLRLTRLLLEGGAYINESNDRGETPLMIACKTKHVDHQGVSKAKMVKYLLENNADPNIQDKSGKTALMHACLEKAGPEVVSLLLKSGADLSLQDHSSYSALVYAINSEDRETLKVLLSACKAKGKEVIIITTAKSPSGRHTTQQYLNMPPVDIDGGHSPATCATPSKIDLKTVSLSRSHSSETEMTLFGSKDLEPSGSTDDMGDPVSPVRKPGMAPNGPKLPQASPWIKSTPSLMHQNRVASLQEELQDITPEEELSYKINGLALSKRFITRHQSIDVKDTAHLLRAFDQTSSRKMSYDEINYQAFFSEGSQQCIDIPVNQDPDSNQTICASTLRNIVQKRNSGANHYSSDSQLSAGLTPTTLEDGKALTGKKKILSTSPSLLSGSKELLESIPPGPLSRRNHALLERRGSGAFPLDHSITQTRPGFLPPLNVNPHPPISDISVSNKMSSLLSCGQKVLMPTVPVFPKEFKSKKTLLRRQSLQTEQIKQLVNF